The following are encoded in a window of Roseimaritima ulvae genomic DNA:
- a CDS encoding YncE family protein, which produces MSLVSWICGAMVLAVGCERAPQAVTELPALSPPLALADSDGGDYNWPVGTSGFIVAKPPPFAFLRNASEIPEDERRSAPTVDMGPIDEEVLDDLLGGVGTALPHPFAQNADFKMLMEVELQESGAISYCLSPKGDRLLVCGEQIRVYDTGNGQQLSSQSAPAARLQACVWPLGDHFYVADASRIYQADANTGTVVKTVGTLAGTLAMWQPALHAEIVFGCYENGRVFRFDQQSTQLTELGIKASGANKQIAVKPDGTGVIVSSTDELATYRLEDDRIVSEEINSVPRFGETVSLCWSPGGRHWSNGTKIFSYPSGIDAEQDSELTVTTDLLWRPIAMHATGRGKPGNGWTSALVMRNNMAGKPTLSVCEVLPDRMIHSVPTALPVGEDTTIAFSLTAKVLAFVNSPKLQVVQRRVWEHCGLARMRGGGWLQAGEFEKLEQFGRYLLATEEFRWGYSPHELYGAFVGALANEWLRIKYAIDSEQDAEQKRKLRAEFDAARVWAETSVLGQLVLAQLRLNMAWDARQGKAFPANSPSGWELYEQQNKLAGKELDILLADADAPAIAYALRVGVATRRGESHATLEPVLKRGVARYANNIHLNQAMVYLLMPQWSGAYGDSAAYLKAVLKRGDPALADSSYARVAVSVLGTYQDPETMYHYQKYEDARVVRGALAYLDQDPTDRVNLMYMLVTATFAQDLPAQQQLARYYQSHFMFVDTEVAETYRNYVSAVYNDLP; this is translated from the coding sequence GTGAGCCTGGTTTCGTGGATTTGCGGAGCCATGGTGCTGGCGGTGGGCTGTGAACGAGCGCCCCAGGCGGTGACTGAGTTGCCGGCTTTGTCTCCCCCGCTGGCGTTGGCCGACAGCGATGGGGGCGACTACAACTGGCCGGTGGGCACCTCGGGCTTTATCGTCGCCAAGCCACCGCCGTTCGCATTTCTTCGAAACGCTTCCGAAATTCCCGAAGACGAAAGGCGATCAGCACCTACCGTTGATATGGGTCCGATCGATGAGGAAGTTCTCGACGACTTGTTGGGCGGCGTTGGCACTGCATTGCCCCACCCGTTTGCCCAAAATGCTGATTTCAAAATGCTCATGGAGGTAGAGCTGCAGGAGTCAGGTGCGATCTCCTATTGCTTGTCTCCCAAGGGCGATCGTTTGTTGGTCTGTGGTGAACAGATCCGCGTCTACGACACTGGAAATGGTCAACAACTATCGTCGCAAAGCGCGCCGGCAGCTCGACTGCAAGCCTGCGTTTGGCCCTTGGGGGATCACTTTTACGTTGCCGATGCTAGCCGGATTTACCAAGCGGACGCGAACACGGGAACGGTTGTTAAAACGGTCGGGACGCTGGCAGGCACACTGGCGATGTGGCAACCGGCTCTGCATGCGGAAATTGTGTTTGGTTGTTATGAAAACGGTCGAGTGTTTCGCTTTGATCAGCAGTCCACGCAGCTGACGGAGTTGGGAATCAAAGCGTCGGGAGCGAACAAACAAATCGCGGTCAAACCAGATGGGACGGGCGTGATCGTATCGTCCACAGACGAGCTGGCGACGTACCGACTTGAAGACGACCGAATTGTCAGTGAAGAAATCAACTCGGTGCCAAGATTCGGCGAGACCGTATCCCTGTGCTGGAGTCCCGGCGGCAGGCATTGGAGCAATGGCACGAAGATCTTCAGCTACCCCAGCGGAATCGATGCCGAACAAGATTCCGAGCTTACCGTTACCACCGATCTGCTGTGGCGACCGATCGCGATGCATGCTACCGGTCGTGGGAAACCAGGCAATGGGTGGACGTCGGCACTGGTGATGCGCAACAACATGGCCGGCAAACCTACGCTTTCCGTATGCGAGGTGTTGCCCGACAGGATGATCCATTCCGTTCCTACCGCGCTGCCGGTGGGCGAAGACACAACGATCGCGTTCAGCTTGACCGCCAAAGTCTTAGCGTTCGTCAATAGTCCCAAATTGCAGGTGGTTCAACGACGTGTCTGGGAACATTGCGGCCTAGCGCGGATGAGAGGCGGCGGCTGGTTGCAGGCGGGCGAATTTGAAAAACTAGAACAGTTCGGGCGATACCTGTTGGCAACCGAAGAATTCCGCTGGGGGTATTCGCCACACGAACTTTACGGAGCGTTCGTAGGGGCCCTGGCCAACGAATGGTTGAGGATCAAGTACGCTATCGATAGTGAGCAGGACGCGGAACAAAAACGGAAACTGCGAGCGGAGTTTGACGCGGCGCGCGTTTGGGCCGAGACGAGTGTTCTGGGCCAGTTGGTCTTGGCTCAGTTGCGACTCAACATGGCTTGGGATGCTCGGCAAGGCAAGGCGTTCCCCGCCAACTCACCATCCGGTTGGGAACTGTATGAACAACAGAATAAGCTGGCGGGCAAGGAGTTGGACATTTTGTTGGCCGACGCGGACGCGCCGGCGATTGCGTATGCCCTGCGGGTCGGAGTTGCCACCCGAAGGGGAGAGTCTCATGCCACACTGGAACCGGTGCTGAAGCGTGGAGTTGCTCGCTATGCGAATAATATTCACTTGAATCAAGCCATGGTGTATCTGCTGATGCCGCAATGGTCTGGAGCCTATGGCGATTCGGCGGCCTATTTGAAAGCCGTGCTCAAACGCGGCGATCCGGCGCTTGCCGACAGCTCCTACGCTCGTGTCGCGGTCAGTGTCTTGGGGACGTACCAGGATCCCGAGACCATGTATCACTATCAAAAATACGAGGATGCCCGAGTCGTTCGCGGGGCCCTTGCGTATCTTGACCAAGATCCAACCGATCGCGTCAACCTGATGTATATGTTGGTGACCGCGACTTTTGCCCAGGATCTGCCAGCCCAACAGCAGTTAGCGCGATACTATCAATCGCATTTCATGTTCGTCGACACCGAGGTTGCTGAGACTTATCGCAACTACGTCTCCGCCGTCTATAATGATCTGCCCTGA
- a CDS encoding sulfatase family protein, whose product MALFAGGLQAAEKNIIFFVTDDESPTLGCYGDQVAVTPAIDALAADGVLFRNAFATTASCSASRSVIMSGLHNHKNGQYGHQHHFHKFASYHDVVSLALPRVLQQQGYRTAHIGKYHVAPEAVYHFENYLKGNSRNAVELAEKCRDFIEQDDERPFFIYLGTSDPHRGGGVDKNSELDLKPNLFGNKPNRGAFPGVEEVFYDPATVPVPPFLTDSPETRAELAEYYQSCSRIDQGVARLVEILKAADLYDKTLIVFTSDHGMAFAGGKTTVYEAGLRVPFVVRNPYVETRGVQTDALVSHIDITPSLLDFADGLDESTNGPKKWVNPNTFWKSREEAQRDNRSGGNQFRSYHGKSWLHLLENPEETHWETIFASHTFHEITMYYPMRVVRDKQYKLIWNIAHGLPYPFASDLWVASSWQAQFQQGPDAPYGLKTVDQYIHRPAFELYDIQTDPHEAHNLALDPAYEKVLKEYQAKLKAQQKQLEDPWIMKWDYE is encoded by the coding sequence ATGGCGTTGTTTGCCGGCGGCCTTCAAGCCGCGGAGAAGAACATCATCTTTTTTGTCACCGACGACGAAAGTCCCACGCTGGGGTGTTATGGCGATCAGGTGGCCGTGACGCCGGCCATCGATGCCTTGGCGGCCGACGGGGTGTTGTTTCGCAACGCTTTTGCCACCACGGCGTCTTGTAGTGCCAGTCGGTCGGTGATTATGTCTGGGTTGCATAATCACAAGAACGGCCAATACGGTCATCAACACCATTTTCACAAGTTCGCGTCGTACCACGACGTCGTGTCGCTGGCTTTGCCGCGGGTGCTGCAACAGCAGGGGTATCGCACGGCTCACATCGGCAAGTACCACGTGGCTCCCGAGGCGGTTTACCACTTCGAGAACTATTTGAAGGGCAACAGTCGCAACGCTGTGGAGCTGGCGGAGAAGTGTCGTGATTTCATCGAGCAAGACGACGAACGGCCGTTCTTCATTTATCTGGGCACCTCCGATCCGCACCGTGGGGGCGGAGTGGACAAGAATTCGGAATTGGATTTGAAGCCCAATCTATTTGGCAACAAACCCAACCGTGGAGCGTTTCCCGGAGTGGAGGAAGTTTTTTATGATCCGGCCACTGTGCCCGTGCCGCCGTTCTTGACCGACTCGCCGGAAACTCGAGCGGAGTTGGCCGAGTACTACCAGTCCTGTTCGCGCATCGATCAAGGTGTAGCGCGGTTGGTGGAAATTCTCAAAGCCGCGGATCTGTACGACAAGACCCTGATCGTCTTTACCTCCGACCATGGGATGGCATTCGCTGGTGGCAAGACCACCGTATATGAAGCCGGTTTGCGAGTGCCTTTTGTGGTCCGCAACCCCTACGTCGAAACGCGAGGCGTGCAGACCGACGCTTTGGTCAGCCACATCGATATCACGCCGTCCCTACTGGACTTTGCCGACGGTTTGGACGAAAGCACCAACGGGCCCAAAAAATGGGTCAATCCGAACACGTTTTGGAAGTCACGAGAGGAAGCTCAACGCGACAACCGCAGCGGCGGCAATCAGTTCCGCAGTTACCACGGCAAGTCCTGGTTACATCTGTTGGAGAATCCTGAGGAGACGCATTGGGAGACCATCTTTGCCTCCCACACTTTTCATGAGATCACCATGTATTACCCGATGCGAGTGGTGCGGGACAAGCAGTACAAGTTGATCTGGAACATCGCCCACGGGTTGCCCTATCCCTTTGCTTCGGACCTCTGGGTAGCCAGCAGTTGGCAAGCCCAATTCCAGCAGGGACCGGATGCTCCCTACGGATTAAAGACCGTCGATCAATACATCCACCGACCGGCCTTCGAGTTGTACGACATCCAGACCGATCCACACGAAGCCCACAACCTGGCGCTCGACCCGGCCTATGAAAAGGTTTTGAAAGAGTACCAAGCCAAACTCAAAGCCCAACAGAAGCAGCTGGAAGACCCCTGGATCATGAAATGGGACTACGAATAG
- a CDS encoding carboxypeptidase-like regulatory domain-containing protein, with translation MSGTVTVDGSPIEGAVVTFQPTGGRPSVGTTDASGQYTLRYSASIDGALIGAHKVVITTERATSGGEGSEPLVEGRKEILPAKYNEATELTAQVEAGSNTIDFDLQSS, from the coding sequence GTGTCAGGCACCGTTACGGTGGATGGCTCGCCGATCGAAGGAGCTGTGGTTACCTTTCAACCGACCGGTGGGCGTCCATCGGTGGGGACCACCGACGCCAGCGGCCAGTACACGCTGCGTTACTCCGCGTCGATCGATGGCGCACTGATCGGTGCTCACAAGGTAGTGATCACTACCGAACGTGCGACTTCTGGTGGTGAAGGAAGCGAGCCGTTGGTGGAAGGACGAAAAGAAATCCTGCCCGCCAAATACAACGAAGCGACCGAGTTGACCGCTCAGGTAGAAGCGGGCAGCAACACCATCGACTTCGACCTGCAGTCCTCGTAA
- a CDS encoding DUF1559 domain-containing protein: MSKRSGFTLVELLVVIAIIGVLVGLLLPAVQAAREAARRMQCSNNLKQLSLAAHNYHDTFLVLPSGYIDTVPKVDNEGYWAWSALILPFIEQDNLHEQLQVNSLRPSQTMALNQAVMQTPVSAFRCPSDVGPEVHNEAVSAGYAIAKKPGGGNFGLPVCNYVASNGTANVRQKQATNMGLGTSGATGAFYRDSRVKLGDIKDGTSNTFLIGERAWEMNAVRTDGGTAFAVRDANAAGPSAQDAGNAAWNQGLVTIFGTTRWGINPPVTAPNSEMQNSYMSLHPGGVQFGYADGSVHFIAETIETNQLSPWYIDSPLEALAGIRDGEPVTSP; encoded by the coding sequence ATGTCGAAACGTAGTGGTTTTACTCTTGTTGAATTGTTGGTGGTGATCGCCATCATTGGAGTTTTGGTGGGTTTGTTATTGCCGGCCGTGCAAGCGGCTCGCGAAGCGGCTCGGCGGATGCAATGCAGTAACAATCTGAAGCAATTGTCGTTGGCGGCTCACAACTACCACGACACTTTCTTGGTGTTGCCCTCCGGTTACATCGACACGGTTCCCAAAGTGGACAACGAAGGCTACTGGGCTTGGAGTGCATTGATTTTGCCCTTCATCGAACAGGACAACCTGCACGAGCAGTTGCAGGTCAACAGTTTGCGTCCCAGTCAGACCATGGCGTTGAACCAAGCCGTGATGCAGACCCCGGTATCCGCTTTCCGTTGTCCTTCCGATGTCGGTCCCGAGGTGCACAATGAAGCGGTTTCCGCGGGCTATGCGATTGCCAAAAAACCTGGAGGGGGAAATTTTGGGCTCCCGGTCTGCAACTATGTCGCCAGCAACGGCACCGCCAATGTGCGTCAAAAGCAGGCGACCAATATGGGGCTAGGCACCTCGGGTGCGACCGGGGCTTTCTATCGTGACAGTCGCGTGAAGCTGGGCGACATTAAAGACGGTACCAGCAACACGTTTTTGATCGGCGAGCGAGCTTGGGAAATGAACGCGGTACGGACCGATGGCGGAACCGCCTTTGCGGTTCGCGATGCCAATGCTGCGGGGCCCAGCGCCCAAGACGCTGGCAATGCCGCTTGGAATCAGGGTTTGGTGACCATCTTTGGCACCACTCGCTGGGGCATTAACCCTCCCGTTACGGCTCCCAACAGCGAGATGCAAAATTCGTATATGAGTTTGCACCCGGGCGGCGTTCAGTTCGGCTATGCGGATGGCAGCGTCCATTTCATCGCCGAAACGATTGAAACCAACCAGCTAAGTCCATGGTATATCGACAGTCCATTGGAAGCTTTGGCGGGGATCCGAGACGGAGAACCCGTCACGAGCCCGTAG
- a CDS encoding zinc-dependent metalloprotease → MKTRCLLREGAGTLAVLIAGCLLTAASASADSLPDFSKVSEGYTEIPSSDQQNFKGLFKVWKNEKESQILGELPKNFASKRYFLALTVSSGDRYAGLQSGDWVVTWRKYNNRLALIAPNLKIRATGEAEAKASVKRLFTDQVLLDVPILATGPSGGPVIDLDALLVGNATKFFGSDVRVTNSRLVTIQQAKVFPKNIELAFEIVGRSSNLQTLHYSISEVPSSSNGFSPRSADARVGYFTTSFSDLGKYDDDETRVRYINRWHLQKRDPKLKLSPPKEPIRFYIEHTTPVRYRRWVKEGIEYWNEAFEKVGLLDAIVVEYQDASTGAHMEKDPEDVNYNFVRWLNNDIGTAIGPSRVHPETGEILDADIVLTDGWIRHFRFNFHDLMPKLAMEGMSPETLAWLGDHPNWDPRVRLAPPSAAHYMRAQTAYQSRQPMAGHAFAAADPMLLGDEEFDGLYGRVSQKNGLCLAASGRSLDLALARMNWALTLLEDKPASDDDKDGEEEEEDEEEKDDEKMDEPKTDEELLDGMPEWFVGPLLADLVAHEVGHTLGLRHNFKASGLYTLDEINSEAVKGKKTITASVMDYSPINYRYESGETQGDYAMIGLGPYDFWAIEYGYTFDDKQLPKILKRCSEPELQYATDEDTGGPDPLARRYDFGKDPLAYATEQTKLIRLYRERILDQFVKDGDSWGKARRGYELTLGLQSRSVSMMANWVGGTFIHRDKKGDPGDRSPVEVVPAEQQRNALKFVIEQTFHDEAFGLTPKLLERMSADKWLDSGAGHGMSSEGAWPIHDRILGIQASALTQLLNPTTLRRVYDNELRVPSDQDMLTLPELLDTVSDAVWSELEQDCPENRNDRKPMISSLRRNLQREHLERLLDLVLKTSGDTAAHKPISNLARLQLRQLQGKIQKSMAKCDDKMDVYTEAHLAELDERIGSALKAGYVYNSGNAGGGATIIRFGQEPAADAALQPIPQ, encoded by the coding sequence ATGAAGACTCGTTGTTTGTTGCGTGAGGGGGCCGGGACCCTTGCCGTCCTGATTGCCGGTTGCCTGCTGACGGCCGCTAGCGCATCGGCGGACTCCTTGCCCGATTTCAGTAAGGTCTCCGAAGGCTATACCGAGATCCCCTCCTCCGACCAACAGAACTTCAAGGGGCTGTTTAAGGTTTGGAAGAACGAGAAAGAGAGCCAGATCTTGGGGGAATTGCCCAAGAACTTTGCCTCCAAACGCTACTTCTTGGCGCTCACCGTCAGCAGTGGCGATCGTTATGCCGGGCTGCAATCGGGCGACTGGGTAGTGACCTGGCGGAAATACAACAATCGCCTGGCCCTGATCGCGCCTAACCTAAAGATCCGTGCCACCGGCGAAGCCGAAGCCAAAGCCTCCGTCAAGCGTCTGTTTACCGACCAAGTCTTGTTGGACGTGCCCATTTTGGCTACCGGTCCCAGCGGCGGTCCGGTAATCGACCTGGATGCCTTATTGGTCGGCAACGCGACCAAATTCTTTGGTTCCGACGTGCGGGTCACCAATTCGCGGCTGGTTACGATCCAACAGGCCAAGGTGTTTCCCAAGAACATCGAATTGGCGTTTGAGATCGTCGGCCGCTCCAGCAACTTGCAAACCCTGCACTATTCGATCAGCGAAGTTCCGTCGTCGAGCAACGGATTTTCGCCGCGTAGTGCCGACGCCCGCGTGGGTTACTTCACCACCTCCTTTTCCGACCTGGGAAAATATGATGATGATGAAACGCGGGTCCGCTACATCAATCGCTGGCACCTGCAAAAACGTGATCCTAAACTGAAACTCAGCCCTCCCAAAGAACCGATTCGTTTCTACATCGAACACACCACACCGGTCCGCTACCGCCGGTGGGTTAAAGAGGGTATCGAATACTGGAATGAAGCCTTCGAAAAAGTCGGGCTGCTCGACGCCATCGTGGTTGAGTACCAAGACGCGTCGACCGGGGCCCACATGGAGAAGGATCCCGAAGACGTTAACTACAACTTTGTGCGTTGGCTGAACAACGATATCGGAACGGCGATTGGGCCCAGTCGCGTGCATCCAGAAACGGGTGAGATTCTCGATGCCGATATCGTGCTCACCGATGGCTGGATTCGCCACTTCCGCTTTAACTTCCATGACCTGATGCCCAAGTTGGCGATGGAAGGCATGAGTCCGGAGACGCTGGCTTGGTTGGGCGATCACCCCAACTGGGATCCTCGCGTGCGTCTGGCTCCGCCCTCGGCCGCCCATTACATGCGAGCCCAAACGGCCTACCAAAGTCGTCAGCCGATGGCCGGTCACGCCTTTGCCGCCGCCGACCCCATGCTGTTGGGTGATGAGGAATTCGACGGCTTGTACGGTCGTGTCAGCCAGAAAAACGGACTCTGCTTGGCTGCCAGTGGACGCAGCCTGGACCTCGCTCTTGCCCGCATGAACTGGGCGCTGACCTTGCTGGAAGACAAACCCGCCAGCGACGACGACAAGGACGGGGAGGAAGAAGAGGAAGACGAAGAGGAGAAGGACGACGAAAAGATGGACGAGCCCAAGACCGACGAGGAATTGCTGGACGGCATGCCCGAGTGGTTTGTGGGACCGTTGTTGGCCGATTTGGTCGCTCACGAAGTTGGGCACACCTTGGGTTTGCGTCACAACTTCAAAGCTTCCGGCCTGTACACCTTGGATGAAATCAACAGCGAAGCCGTCAAAGGCAAAAAGACCATCACCGCTTCGGTCATGGACTACTCGCCCATCAACTACCGTTATGAATCGGGCGAGACGCAAGGCGATTACGCGATGATCGGCTTGGGGCCCTACGACTTCTGGGCGATCGAATACGGCTATACGTTTGATGACAAACAGTTGCCCAAGATCCTCAAACGCTGTTCCGAACCCGAACTGCAATACGCCACCGACGAAGACACCGGCGGCCCGGATCCACTGGCTCGCCGCTACGACTTTGGCAAAGACCCGCTGGCTTACGCCACCGAACAAACCAAACTGATTCGTTTGTACCGCGAACGCATCTTGGATCAGTTTGTCAAAGACGGTGACAGCTGGGGCAAAGCTCGCCGCGGTTATGAACTGACCCTGGGGTTGCAATCCCGCTCGGTCAGCATGATGGCCAACTGGGTCGGCGGGACGTTCATTCATCGCGACAAAAAGGGCGACCCCGGCGATCGCTCGCCGGTGGAAGTTGTACCTGCCGAGCAGCAGCGGAACGCGCTCAAGTTTGTCATCGAACAGACCTTCCACGACGAAGCCTTCGGCCTGACGCCGAAGTTGCTGGAGCGGATGTCGGCCGACAAGTGGCTCGACAGCGGCGCCGGTCACGGGATGTCCTCCGAAGGGGCTTGGCCGATCCACGACCGGATCCTCGGTATCCAAGCTTCGGCGCTGACGCAGTTGCTCAACCCGACCACTTTGCGTCGCGTTTACGACAACGAGTTGCGAGTGCCGTCGGACCAAGACATGCTGACTTTACCCGAGCTGCTTGATACCGTCAGCGATGCGGTCTGGAGCGAATTGGAACAGGACTGTCCTGAGAATCGCAACGATCGCAAACCAATGATCAGCAGTCTTCGCCGCAACCTGCAGCGTGAGCACCTGGAACGGCTGTTGGACCTGGTCCTAAAAACCTCCGGCGACACCGCGGCTCATAAACCGATCAGCAACCTTGCGCGTTTGCAGCTGCGTCAGTTGCAGGGCAAAATCCAAAAATCGATGGCCAAATGCGACGATAAAATGGACGTCTACACCGAAGCCCATTTGGCTGAACTGGACGAGCGAATCGGCAGTGCTTTGAAAGCTGGCTACGTCTACAACTCCGGCAATGCCGGGGGGGGCGCAACGATTATCCGTTTCGGCCAAGAACCGGCTGCGGACGCGGCTTTGCAACCGATTCCGCAGTAG
- a CDS encoding serine/threonine-protein kinase: MAAPVKPSQFHVKAILSGLVTETQWQAAKQAVGKQLAEEKAAQSGSGSDIHPQHRLRDRDERLADWFTQSGILTRYQAVQLMAGRSKLSLGPYVITDWIGQGGMGQVFKAVHKVMGRESAVKVLPAERSTQESRESFLREIRLQAGLDCPYLVRAFDAGEDGGVHYLVTEYVPGTDLRRLVRRRGPLPMDQAASVIMQAALGLDYAHRLGLVHRDVKPGNILVTPEGHAKVSDVGLAAWSMGLDDDPRAGKIVGTVDYISPEQIRSPLHIGPESDIYSLGCTMYYALCGKVPYPGGDSVSKCRRHCEETPWHPRKFVPELDEELVEIIADMMEKDPARRIATAAQVAERLEPWAGGIADVVERPFDNGHWATPPPPAESDSGDGEEASNALVVSSDDVSISGTVDVTPPPLPETSLPPAAPDARGSGAVGLAVAITLAIAVPLCLLVGAILGFIIRASMQP, encoded by the coding sequence GTGGCTGCCCCTGTTAAGCCGTCTCAGTTTCACGTCAAAGCCATCCTCAGTGGCTTGGTGACGGAAACCCAGTGGCAAGCCGCCAAGCAAGCGGTTGGTAAACAGTTGGCGGAAGAGAAAGCCGCGCAAAGCGGATCGGGCAGCGACATCCATCCCCAACACCGCTTGCGCGATCGCGACGAACGGCTGGCCGATTGGTTTACGCAGTCCGGAATCCTAACCCGCTACCAAGCGGTACAACTGATGGCCGGACGCAGCAAGCTGTCGCTGGGCCCGTACGTGATCACCGACTGGATCGGGCAGGGCGGTATGGGGCAAGTTTTTAAAGCCGTCCATAAAGTGATGGGCCGCGAGTCGGCCGTCAAAGTCCTGCCGGCCGAACGCTCGACCCAGGAATCACGAGAATCGTTCCTGCGAGAAATTCGCCTGCAAGCCGGACTCGACTGTCCCTACCTGGTGCGCGCCTTTGATGCCGGGGAAGACGGCGGGGTGCACTACCTGGTTACCGAATACGTGCCCGGCACCGACCTTCGCCGATTGGTCCGCCGTCGCGGCCCGCTGCCGATGGATCAAGCCGCCTCGGTGATTATGCAAGCCGCCCTGGGTCTGGACTATGCCCATCGCCTGGGCCTTGTCCACCGCGACGTCAAACCGGGCAACATCTTGGTCACGCCCGAGGGACACGCTAAAGTCTCCGACGTGGGGCTGGCCGCCTGGTCGATGGGGCTGGACGATGATCCTCGCGCGGGCAAGATCGTGGGCACCGTCGACTATATCTCGCCAGAACAAATTCGCAGTCCCCTGCACATCGGTCCCGAGTCGGACATCTATTCGCTGGGCTGCACGATGTATTACGCGCTCTGCGGCAAGGTTCCCTATCCCGGTGGCGACAGCGTTTCGAAATGCCGCCGGCACTGTGAGGAAACCCCCTGGCATCCGCGCAAGTTTGTTCCGGAACTGGATGAGGAACTGGTCGAAATCATTGCCGACATGATGGAAAAGGATCCGGCTCGGCGAATCGCCACCGCGGCTCAGGTGGCCGAACGTCTGGAACCCTGGGCCGGCGGGATCGCCGATGTCGTCGAACGGCCCTTCGATAATGGACATTGGGCCACGCCCCCTCCGCCCGCGGAAAGCGATTCCGGCGATGGCGAAGAGGCTTCCAACGCCCTGGTGGTCTCCTCGGATGACGTTTCGATCAGCGGGACGGTGGACGTCACGCCGCCGCCGCTGCCGGAAACGTCGCTCCCGCCCGCAGCACCGGACGCGCGGGGCAGCGGCGCGGTGGGCCTGGCCGTGGCGATCACTCTGGCGATTGCCGTGCCATTGTGTCTGTTGGTCGGCGCCATCTTGGGCTTCATCATCCGCGCCTCGATGCAGCCCTAA
- a CDS encoding 1,4-dihydroxy-6-naphthoate synthase produces MTTHPSTTTDRQIIRLGISTCPNDTFAFAALLERRVDWRGLEFQTELLDIQQLNDRLFTGDFDVAKTSFHAALLLAEQTVVLPSGSALGFGVGPLLLAARANTKPEDSSQVTLLPGQHTTAALLFHLFYRDTTRLEQVVFSDIMPRLQTRQADFGVCIHEGRFTWQDEGLSLVEDLGSRWEAATGAPLPLGGLLARRSLSDATIATVQAVVRESLETAIADPDSALPQMRKHAQEFDDRVLMQHVELYVNDWTVDLGGTGRQALAALSQQAKASGLIASDAPDLIVADAR; encoded by the coding sequence GTGACTACTCACCCCTCCACAACGACTGATCGGCAAATCATTCGCCTGGGCATATCCACGTGCCCCAACGACACCTTCGCCTTCGCCGCCTTGCTGGAACGCCGCGTCGACTGGCGTGGCCTGGAATTCCAGACCGAACTGCTGGACATTCAACAATTAAACGATCGCCTGTTTACCGGTGATTTTGATGTGGCCAAAACCAGTTTTCATGCGGCGTTGTTATTAGCCGAGCAAACGGTGGTGCTGCCCAGCGGTTCCGCTTTGGGTTTTGGCGTAGGACCGTTGCTGTTGGCGGCCCGCGCGAACACGAAACCAGAGGACTCGAGCCAGGTGACGCTACTGCCTGGTCAGCACACCACGGCGGCTTTGCTGTTTCATCTATTTTATCGCGACACCACGCGACTCGAGCAGGTCGTGTTCTCCGACATCATGCCACGGCTGCAGACCCGACAGGCCGATTTTGGCGTCTGCATTCACGAAGGACGATTCACTTGGCAGGACGAAGGGCTGTCGCTGGTCGAAGATTTGGGATCGCGTTGGGAAGCCGCCACAGGTGCTCCGCTGCCACTGGGCGGATTGCTCGCCAGGCGCAGCTTATCCGATGCCACGATCGCCACGGTGCAAGCGGTGGTTCGGGAATCTTTGGAGACGGCGATTGCCGATCCGGATTCGGCGTTACCGCAGATGCGCAAGCACGCGCAGGAGTTCGATGATCGGGTGTTGATGCAGCATGTGGAGCTGTACGTCAACGACTGGACGGTGGATCTGGGTGGGACCGGCCGGCAAGCACTGGCAGCACTGTCGCAACAAGCCAAAGCCAGCGGGTTGATAGCCAGCGACGCCCCCGACCTAATCGTGGCAGACGCGCGTTAG